A window of Streptomyces sp. NBC_01241 genomic DNA:
GCGCCGCCGCGCTGGCGGCACTGCGCGGGCAGGTCACCGCGAAGGAGATCAGGCAGCTCGCCAGGAAGCACGAGCGGCGGGCGAAGGCCGGCCGGTGCTTCAAGGGTCTCGCCGTGGCCGGCATCGTGGCGGCTGCCGCCTACGCCGCCTGGCGGTGGTGGGACAAGCAGGCCAACCCGGACTGGCTGGTCGAGCCGCCCGCTCCCACGGAGGTCTCCGACCGCGCACCGCTGACCTCGGTCGACGGCAGCGGTCCGTCTTCGCTCGACCCGGAGGACGAGGTCAGGCAGGCCGACGCGGAGAACAAGAAGAGCAAGGGGACGGACGGTCCGGAGGGTGTCGACGGCACCGATCGCGACGACCGCCGCTGAGCAGTCCCCGGACGGCGGAGCGGGCGTCGGAAGGCCTTGAGGTCTTCCGACGCCCGCTCCGCCGTCCGCGGAGTCCGCGGGACGCGGAAGCGGAAGCGGCAGCGGAGACGGGACGGGGACGGCAACGAGGGCGGTAGCGGCAGCGGACAGTTCGCGAGGCCGGGTCGTCATCGGGGTGTTTTCGGGACGCCCCCCACGCGGCGGGTCAGTTCGCGGGCGGTCT
This region includes:
- a CDS encoding DUF5324 family protein, translated to MTRIDSVRAATDSAKDSVQHAAEVVAPYADSAKDQAAHLAYEARTRLAPKVSKAAQQARVQYGTHLAPRIELARAHVPPKVDEVAQRAALRTRQVARSAADYTVPRVEHAMAVAQPVAEEASVRSAAALAALRGQVTAKEIRQLARKHERRAKAGRCFKGLAVAGIVAAAAYAAWRWWDKQANPDWLVEPPAPTEVSDRAPLTSVDGSGPSSLDPEDEVRQADAENKKSKGTDGPEGVDGTDRDDRR